A genomic segment from Dermatobacter hominis encodes:
- a CDS encoding SDR family oxidoreductase yields the protein MPAQPTPTEPPGRGLLDGKRVVITAAAGTGIGGALARRCLLEGAEIVISDAHERRIGETADALDEEFGVRPPAVVCNVTDDADVRGLVVTAMGEMGGIDVWMNNAGLGGNGLVTELTDEEWDKVIGVTLTGTFKCLRAVLPVMYEQGSGAVVNNASVLGWRAQERQSHYAAAKAGVMALTRSAAMEAAEHGVRINAVSPSLAMHANLAKVTPPGLLEELTAKEAFGRAAEPWEIANVMVFLASDLSSYMTGEVLAVSSQHP from the coding sequence ATGCCCGCACAGCCCACTCCCACCGAACCGCCCGGGCGCGGCCTGCTCGACGGCAAGCGCGTGGTGATCACCGCGGCCGCCGGCACCGGCATCGGCGGCGCGCTGGCGCGCCGCTGCCTGCTCGAAGGCGCCGAGATCGTGATCTCCGACGCGCACGAGCGCCGCATCGGCGAGACCGCCGATGCGCTCGACGAGGAGTTCGGCGTGCGGCCGCCGGCGGTCGTGTGCAACGTCACCGACGACGCCGACGTGCGGGGCCTGGTCGTCACCGCCATGGGCGAGATGGGTGGCATCGACGTCTGGATGAACAACGCAGGCCTCGGCGGCAACGGCCTGGTCACCGAGCTCACCGACGAGGAGTGGGACAAGGTCATCGGGGTGACGCTGACCGGCACGTTCAAGTGCCTCCGGGCCGTCCTGCCGGTCATGTACGAGCAGGGCTCGGGAGCGGTCGTGAACAACGCCTCGGTCCTCGGGTGGCGGGCGCAGGAGCGCCAGTCGCACTACGCCGCGGCGAAGGCCGGCGTGATGGCCCTGACCCGGTCCGCCGCGATGGAGGCCGCCGAGCACGGCGTGCGCATCAACGCCGTGAGCCCCAGCCTGGCCATGCACGCCAACCTCGCCAAGGTCACGCCCCCGGGCCTGCTCGAGGAGCTGACCGCCAAGGAGGCCTTCGGCCGCGCCGCCGAGCCGTGGGAGATCGCCAACGTGATGGTCTTCCTGGCCAGCGACCTGTCCAGCTACATGACCGGCGAGGTCCTCGCCGTCTCCAGCCAGCACCCCTGA
- a CDS encoding acetyl-CoA C-acetyltransferase, translating to MTEAVIVATARTPIGRMSKGSLKDLRPDDLSAHIIEAVLAKVPELDRTEIEDVLWGCGQPAGESGHNIARVAAVLAGLDDVPGATVNRYCSSSLMTIRMAAHAVKAGDGDVFIAGGVETASRFPFGMADGPKNPLFADAEAHSSERAAGGAPKWEPQKGLPDMYLAMGQTAENVAQLEDVSRQDQDEFAVRSQNLAEESLNSGYWEAEITPVTTPDGIVTKDDGIRPGTTYEKISTLAPVFRPDGTVTAGNACPLNDGAAAVVVMSDTKAKALGLTPLARIISSAATGLNPEIMGLGPVEAVKKALGRAGMSIDDIDLFEINEAFAAQVLPSARQLGIPMEKLNTRGGSIALGHPFGMTGARIMTTLIHNLQESDKTFGVETMCVGGGQGMAMVVERLS from the coding sequence ATGACCGAGGCCGTGATCGTCGCCACCGCCCGTACGCCGATCGGACGCATGTCCAAGGGCTCGCTGAAGGACCTGCGCCCCGACGACCTCTCCGCCCACATCATCGAGGCCGTACTCGCCAAGGTGCCCGAGCTCGACCGCACCGAGATCGAGGACGTCCTGTGGGGCTGCGGCCAGCCCGCCGGTGAGTCCGGCCACAACATCGCCCGCGTCGCCGCGGTGCTCGCCGGCCTGGACGACGTCCCCGGCGCGACCGTCAACCGCTACTGCTCGTCGTCGCTGATGACGATCCGCATGGCCGCCCACGCGGTCAAGGCCGGCGACGGCGACGTCTTCATCGCCGGCGGCGTCGAGACCGCCAGCCGCTTCCCCTTCGGCATGGCCGACGGGCCGAAGAACCCGCTGTTCGCCGACGCCGAGGCCCACTCGTCCGAGCGCGCCGCCGGTGGCGCCCCCAAGTGGGAGCCTCAGAAGGGCCTGCCCGACATGTACCTCGCGATGGGCCAGACGGCCGAGAACGTCGCGCAGCTCGAGGACGTCAGCCGCCAGGACCAGGACGAGTTCGCCGTCCGCAGCCAGAACCTCGCCGAGGAGAGCCTCAACAGCGGCTACTGGGAGGCCGAGATCACGCCGGTGACCACGCCCGACGGCATCGTCACCAAGGACGACGGCATCCGCCCCGGCACCACGTACGAGAAGATCAGCACGCTGGCCCCGGTGTTCCGCCCCGACGGCACCGTGACCGCGGGCAACGCCTGCCCGCTGAACGACGGCGCCGCCGCCGTGGTCGTCATGAGCGACACCAAGGCCAAGGCCCTCGGCCTCACGCCGCTCGCCCGCATCATCTCGTCGGCCGCCACCGGCCTGAACCCCGAGATCATGGGCCTCGGTCCCGTCGAGGCCGTCAAGAAGGCGCTCGGCCGGGCCGGCATGTCGATCGACGACATCGACCTGTTCGAGATCAACGAGGCCTTCGCCGCCCAGGTGCTGCCGTCGGCCCGCCAGCTCGGCATCCCGATGGAGAAGCTGAACACCCGCGGCGGCTCGATCGCCCTCGGCCACCCGTTCGGCATGACCGGCGCCCGCATCATGACGACGCTGATCCACAACCTCCAGGAGTCGGACAAGACGTTCGGCGTGGAGACGATGTGCGTCGGCGGCGGCCAGGGCATGGCCATGGTGGTCGAGCGCCTCAGCTGA
- a CDS encoding MaoC family dehydratase, whose amino-acid sequence MTTVAEPAALLDMVGADLGSTDWVDVTQDRVNEFAEATGDFQWIHVDVERATAESPFGGPIAHGYLTLSMVNLFLPELLTVEAFSMGVNVGLDKVRFPAPVPVGSRVRARGEVVAASEEKGGVQVTVRVTVERDLAGEGTPDAKPACVADTVSRFFP is encoded by the coding sequence ATGACGACCGTCGCAGAACCCGCCGCCCTGCTCGACATGGTCGGCGCCGACCTGGGCAGCACCGACTGGGTCGACGTCACCCAGGACCGGGTCAACGAGTTCGCCGAGGCCACCGGCGACTTCCAGTGGATCCACGTCGACGTCGAGCGGGCGACGGCCGAGTCGCCGTTCGGCGGCCCCATCGCCCACGGCTACCTCACGCTGTCGATGGTGAACCTCTTCCTGCCGGAGCTGCTGACCGTCGAGGCGTTCTCGATGGGTGTGAACGTGGGCCTCGACAAGGTGCGGTTCCCCGCGCCGGTCCCCGTCGGCTCCCGGGTGCGGGCCAGGGGCGAGGTCGTCGCCGCATCCGAGGAGAAGGGCGGCGTGCAGGTCACCGTGCGCGTGACCGTCGAGCGCGACCTCGCAGGCGAGGGCACACCCGACGCCAAGCCGGCCTGCGTGGCCGACACGGTCAGCCGCTTCTTCCCCTGA
- a CDS encoding alpha/beta hydrolase family esterase, with protein sequence MAGPRNRTAWILGGVIAVLAVVVVVLAVLLLRSGDDEPTSTTSPGRPTTSAPSTSQPGQPSSPTSTTSTPEGPVSFQDVTMQEGIVQRQYLVLRPADAPADEPLPAVLVVHGLGVDRFAMASVAPWAEAVARDGFVAVFPQGVLDSWNLGPCCPPASLAGVDDVGFLGRVIDQVVARPDVDPDRLYLTGFSNGGMMVYELACARTEDFAAVAPMAATNITGCTPSRPISLLHMHGDPDPTVPYDGSPSLSQALSAKPFPAVPSTVAAWARADGCDAEPDRTDEGDGVTVDEWPGCPEGIQVELITYPGNGHNWPSEPLDGLDELLRFFDLQS encoded by the coding sequence GTGGCGGGACCGAGGAACCGAACCGCATGGATCCTCGGCGGCGTGATCGCCGTGCTCGCCGTGGTGGTCGTCGTGCTCGCCGTGCTGCTGCTCCGCTCGGGTGACGACGAGCCGACGTCGACGACCTCGCCCGGCCGGCCCACCACGTCGGCGCCATCGACCAGCCAGCCCGGGCAGCCCTCGTCGCCGACCTCGACGACGTCGACGCCCGAGGGGCCGGTGTCGTTCCAGGACGTGACGATGCAGGAGGGGATCGTCCAGCGGCAGTACCTGGTGCTGCGCCCCGCCGACGCGCCGGCCGACGAGCCGCTGCCCGCGGTGCTGGTCGTCCACGGGCTCGGCGTCGACCGGTTCGCCATGGCGTCGGTCGCGCCGTGGGCCGAGGCGGTGGCACGCGACGGCTTCGTGGCCGTGTTCCCCCAGGGCGTCCTGGACTCGTGGAACCTCGGGCCGTGCTGCCCGCCCGCCTCGCTCGCCGGCGTCGACGACGTCGGGTTCCTCGGACGGGTCATCGACCAGGTCGTGGCGCGGCCCGACGTGGACCCCGACCGGCTCTACCTGACCGGGTTCTCGAACGGCGGGATGATGGTCTACGAGCTCGCCTGCGCCCGGACCGAGGACTTCGCCGCGGTGGCGCCGATGGCGGCGACGAACATCACCGGCTGCACGCCGTCACGACCGATCTCGCTCCTGCACATGCACGGCGACCCGGATCCGACGGTGCCCTACGACGGTTCGCCGTCGCTGAGCCAGGCCCTGTCGGCGAAGCCGTTCCCCGCCGTGCCGTCGACGGTGGCGGCCTGGGCCCGCGCCGATGGGTGCGACGCCGAGCCGGACCGGACCGACGAGGGCGACGGCGTGACCGTCGACGAGTGGCCGGGCTGCCCCGAGGGCATCCAGGTGGAGCTGATCACGTACCCGGGCAACGGGCACAACTGGCCGAGCGAGCCGCTCGACGGCCTCGACGAGCTGCTCCGGTTCTTCGACCTGCAGTCCTGA
- a CDS encoding acyl-CoA dehydrogenase family protein — translation METTRAQTTDGSAVPSEREFREEVADWMAEHLRGDFEILRHRGGPGDEHAFVRERMEWERELASGGWTCVGWPVEHGGRGLPLHLEVAFHEEYARAGGPGRAGLIGEGLLGPTLVHFASPEIQQRFLPGIVSGTEFWCQGYSEPNAGSDLANVSTRARLEGDEWVIDGQKVWTSLAQWSDWCFVVARTEEGSSRHKGLSYLLVPMDQPGIEVRPIRQITGTAEFNEVFFDGARTAADLVVGAPGDGWKVAMGTLAFERGVLTLGQQMAFDRELGEITDAARRTGSIADPVVRQRLADLWIRVRIMRWNAVRALRVDENVALPREAMINKLYWANLHRDMGELAMDVVGPEALLTRYSAAEEGDAGDLEMSPLHKLFFFSRSDTIYGGSNEIQKNLIGERALGLPREPR, via the coding sequence GTGGAGACCACCCGGGCCCAGACCACCGACGGATCGGCCGTCCCCTCCGAACGCGAGTTCCGCGAGGAGGTCGCCGACTGGATGGCCGAGCACCTGCGGGGCGACTTCGAGATCCTGCGCCACCGGGGTGGACCCGGCGACGAGCACGCCTTCGTCCGGGAGCGGATGGAGTGGGAGCGGGAGCTCGCCTCCGGCGGCTGGACCTGCGTCGGCTGGCCCGTCGAGCACGGCGGGCGCGGCCTGCCCCTGCACCTGGAGGTCGCGTTCCACGAGGAGTACGCCCGGGCCGGCGGTCCCGGTCGCGCCGGCCTGATCGGCGAGGGCCTGCTCGGTCCCACGCTCGTGCACTTCGCCTCGCCGGAGATCCAGCAGCGGTTCCTGCCCGGGATCGTGTCCGGCACCGAGTTCTGGTGCCAGGGCTACTCCGAGCCCAACGCGGGCTCCGACCTGGCCAACGTCTCGACGCGGGCGCGGCTCGAGGGCGACGAGTGGGTGATCGACGGGCAGAAGGTCTGGACCTCGCTCGCGCAGTGGTCGGACTGGTGCTTCGTGGTCGCCCGGACCGAGGAGGGCTCCTCACGCCACAAGGGCCTGTCGTACCTCCTCGTCCCGATGGACCAGCCCGGGATCGAGGTGCGGCCCATCCGCCAGATCACCGGCACCGCCGAGTTCAACGAGGTGTTCTTCGACGGCGCCCGCACCGCCGCCGACCTGGTCGTCGGCGCGCCCGGCGACGGGTGGAAGGTCGCGATGGGCACGCTGGCGTTCGAGCGGGGCGTGCTCACGCTCGGCCAGCAGATGGCGTTCGACCGCGAGCTGGGCGAGATCACCGACGCGGCCCGGCGCACGGGTTCGATCGCCGACCCGGTCGTGCGGCAGCGGCTCGCCGACCTCTGGATCCGCGTGCGGATCATGCGCTGGAACGCGGTCCGGGCCCTCCGCGTCGACGAGAACGTCGCGCTCCCCCGGGAGGCGATGATCAACAAGCTCTACTGGGCGAACCTGCACCGGGACATGGGCGAGCTGGCCATGGACGTCGTCGGCCCCGAGGCCCTGCTCACGCGCTACTCGGCGGCCGAGGAGGGCGACGCCGGCGACCTCGAGATGTCGCCGCTGCACAAGCTCTTCTTCTTCAGCCGCTCCGACACCATCTACGGCGGCTCGAACGAGATCCAGAAGAACCTGATAGGAGAAAGGGCCCTCGGACTTCCGAGGGAACCACGATGA